The following proteins are co-located in the Triticum aestivum cultivar Chinese Spring chromosome 1A, IWGSC CS RefSeq v2.1, whole genome shotgun sequence genome:
- the LOC123061006 gene encoding uncharacterized protein — protein MEIPTATIHRLLSSIREGTTAAPPAPPFPSVADAVAAFDPDASPELLCGRCGAAGGLLRGAQSAVCVYCGSPRRGEGDDIAFRGSAAYQWLLGSLRLDGSALVEFDGDSTDSNKSKETPKSGLVLSDLLDLKLTFPPENREISGSSTSNKQPSVACTLNLPGVNLDSFSIERKKEIAATAAALPPTHTIVQEKHSRSHESSSSEMHITSKGFDSFGTKTGSQSTNQMEATTAFANWDAHFQSTGSESVVGDSKQLDLFKSASVAEPSNFPVSGTAIRPVLAAGNQTNIESEDLASALNVDNLSVQKAVPANAETNVRMVAGNNVAEFTGSSLNKNSVESSGLSGRSDIGVSTDEAFDDWQEFTEGGNQGTLSDVGEHTERPFVSDSSQIKGTDPLPIRSTESSNNVADSDDWQAFAQSSAQGDSVNLVEGSSSGQGDGLGNPVAELEHSLEAHAVDLWPVGNVKEHNSTEIVEQTDDSFDDWQDFTTPGQAQVASFNEAEKLTEVSHVSHREIDVDSWFTENTRESSNTGLVNRNNIMLDDWQGFAGSDQTQQSSYNAGGELMDISFEQLDGTGPVQLPANVSSNKTTNIVSTNMEDNTFDIWQDVAAPRHQQENISNLGREMTGASSVPAKEIDSMDLWLTSNIKESNSCSKDVSGIHDSPDTWQDFASFGQAQGNMKIPVEGQFVKDPSGTEPVDLWSSSHTEQFKNLEQINANNDPFDEWQDFKNSPELETSLQGRPGAPLSGKPSVLTADMTGMEFGSFAQSAPSQRQIHNKQDNSNEANAAPPGEHERMGVMQQMGDVDALPATSHDSNSRPKSEAGNANVEKLMSQMHDLSFMLKDELSVPAKPADRSECKFLRFIATATVCYLLYQDELMVELQPFACSTNHIKYLL, from the exons CCTCCTATCCTCCATTCGGGAGGGCACCACGGCCGCGCCCCCTGCCCCTCCCTTCCCCTCCGTCGCCGACGCCGTCGCTGCCTTCGACCCCGATGCCTCACCGGAGCTCCTGTGCGGGCGCTGCGGCGCGGCGGGTGGCCTCCTCCGCGGCGCGCAGTCCGCCGTCTGCGTCTACTGCGGGTCCCCTAGGCGTGGGGAGGGCGATGACATCGCCTTCCGAGGCAGTGCGGCCTACCAGTGGCTCCTCGGTTCGCTCCGGCTTGATGGATCT GCTCTCGTAGAATTTGATGGCGACTCTACGGATTCAAATAAAAGCAAGGAGACACCAAAGAGTGGGTTGGTCTTATCTGATCTTCTGGACTTAAAACTTACTTTCCCCCCAGAGAATAGGGAAATATCTGGAAGTTCCACAAGCAACAAACAACCATCAGTTGCATGCACACTAAATTTGCCTGGTGTTAACCTGGACTCATTTTCCATTGAAAGGAAAAAGGAGATAGCTGCCACCGCTGCTGCTCTTCCTCCAACTCATACTATAGTGCAGGAAAAGCATAGCAGAAGTCATGAATCCAGTAGCTCAGAGATGCATATTACATCGAAAGGCTTTGATTCCTTTGGGACAAAAACAGGTTCTCAAAGCACAAATCAAATGGAAGCTACTACGGCATTTGCAAATTGGGATGCTCACTTTCAGTCTACTGGCTCAGAGAGTGTTGTTGGAGACTCTAAGCAACTGGACCTATTTAAGAGCGCTTCAGTTGCCGAGCCTTCTAATTTTCCAGTTTCTGGGACTGCCATCAGACCGGTATTAGCTGCTGGAAATCAAACAAACATAGAATCAGAAGATTTAGCTTCAGCATTAAATGTAGACAACCTTTCCGTTCAAAAGGCTGTCCCAGCTAATGCAGAGACTAACGTTAGGATGGTTGCTGGAAACAATGTTGCTGAGTTCACCGGGTCCTCCCTTAACAAGAATTCAGTTGAGAGCAGTGGATTGTCTGGAAGGAGTGACATCGGAGTCAGTACTGATGAAGCTTTTGATGACTGGCAAGAATTTACAGAAGGTGGAAATCAGGGCACACTATCAGATGTCGGAGAGCATACAGAGAGGCCTTTTGTGAGCGACTCCTCACAAATAAAAGGAACGGACCCCTTGCCCATAAGAAGCACAGAATCATCCAACAATGTTGCAGATTCTGATGATTGGCAAGCTTTTGCACAAAGTTCTGCTCAAGGAGATTCAGTGAACCTGGTGGAAGGATCATCGAGTGGTCAAGGAGATGGTTTGGGAAATCCAGTTGCAGAGCTAGAACATTCTTTAGAAGCTCATGCTGTTGATTTATGGCCTGTTGGTAATGTCAAAGAACATAATTCTACAGAAATTGTTGAGCAAACTGATGATTCTTTTGATGACTGGCAAGATTTTACCACCCCTGGTCAAGCACAGGTTGCTTCATTCAATGAAGCTGAAAAATTGACGGAAGTTTCACATGTGAGTCACAGAGAAATAGATGTGGACTCATGGTTCACAGAAAATACTAGGGAATCAAGTAATACTGGCTTGGTGAATAGGAATAATATCATGCTGGATGATTGGCAAGGTTTTGCTGGTTCAGATCAAACACAGCAAAGTTCATATAATGCAGGTGGTGAACTAATGGATATTTCATTTGAGCAGCTTGATGGAACTGGCCCTGTGCAATTACCAGCAAATGTCAGCAGTAACAAAACTACAAATATAGTTTCAACAAATATGGAAGACAATACATTTGATATTTGGCAAGATGTTGCCGCACCACGTCACCAACAGGAAAACATATCTAATCTTGGGAGAGAAATGACTGGTGCCTCGTCTGTGCCTGCTAAAGAAATTGACTCCATGGATTTGTGGCTAACCAGCAATATCAAGGAATCTAACAGCTGCAGCAAAGATGTTAGTGGAATTCATGACTCACCCGATACATGGCAAGATTTTGCTAGTTTTGGTCAAGCACAGGGAAATATGAAAATTCCTGTGGAAGGACAGTTCGTCAAAGATCCTTCAGGAACTGAACCTGTGGACTTGTGGTCTTCAAGCCATACAGAGCAGTTTAAGAACCTTGAGCAGATAAATGCAAATAATGACCCATTTGATGAATGGCAAGATTTCAAAAACTCTCCTGAGCTGGAAACAAGCTTACAAGGTCGGCCAGGTGCTCCATTGTCTGGTAAACCCTCAGTATTGACGGCTGATATGACAGGGATGGAATTTGGAAGCTTTGCACAGTCTGCTCCATCCCAACGCCAAATACATAATAAACAAGATAATTCTAATGAAGCAAATGCAGCTCCACCTGGTGAACACGAAAG GATGGGCGTAATGCAGCAGATGGGTGATGTTGATGCATTGCCTGCAACAAGTCATGACAGTAACTCCAGACCAAAATCAGAAGCTGGCAATGCAAATGTGGAGAAATTGATGTCTCAGATGCATGATCTCTCTTTTATGTTGAAGGACGAACTTTCTGTCCCTGCTAAGCCAGCAGATCGCTCTGAGTGTAAGTTTCTGAGGTTCATAGCAACAGCAACAGTGTGCTATTTACTATACCAAGACGAACTTATGGTGGAGCTCCAGCCTTTCGCTTGCAGCACCAACCACATCAAATATCTCCTGTAG